A region of Anguilla rostrata isolate EN2019 chromosome 10, ASM1855537v3, whole genome shotgun sequence DNA encodes the following proteins:
- the LOC135264498 gene encoding arrestin domain-containing protein 3-like has product FFPSLAIGGGETVLRSGAHEYPFRTRLPEGNFPSSFQGVHGRVFYALVVQIHRPWHLAKEFRSELNFVSHIDANHPQLLAPLSASNDKELCCLCCTSGPISMNCRLDRKGYVQGEMIQIIAEFENASSRTLVPKATLVQTQTFYTYSRSSKRCVPKNLVKVEGTPVMPHRSGVWGNQMLQIPANIPLTISNCQILEVDYFLMVSLCIPNGTDLSVIFPLIMCSIPVCRPPA; this is encoded by the exons ttctttccatctttAGCTATCGGTGGTGGCGAGACTGTCCTTCGCAGCGGAGCGCATGAATACCCATTCAGAACCCGGTTGCCAGAAGG AAATTTCCCGTCATCATTTCAAGGGGTTCATGGCAGAGTTTTCTATGCTTTGGTAGTTCAGATACACAGACCGTGGCATTTGGCCAAGGAGTTCCGGTCGGAATTGAATTTTGTTAGCCACATAGACGCCAACCATCCACAACTGCTG GCGCCACTGTCAGCTTCCAATGACAAGGAGCTGTGTTGCCTCTGCTGCACCTCAGGGCCCATCTCCATGAATTGTCGTCTGGACAGGAAGGGTTACGTCCAAG GAGAAATGATTCAGATCATCGCGGAGTTCGAGAATGCCTCTTCCCGTACGCTTGTTCCCAAGGCAACGCTCGTACAGACGCAGACCTTCTACACGTACTCCAGGTCATCAAAGAGATGTGTTCCTAAAAACCTTGTCAAAGTCGAGGGAACACCTGTCATGCCCCATCGTTCAGGAGTGTGGGGCAACCAAATGCTGCAGATACCTGCCAATATCCCCCTCACCATCTCAAACTGCCAGATTCTGGAGGTGGACTACTTTTTGATG GTTAGTCTGTGTATTCCAAATGGAACCGACCTCAGTGTCATTTTCCCTCTGATAATGTGCTCTATTCCTGTGTGTCGTCCTCCTGCTTAG